A genomic window from Trueperella bialowiezensis includes:
- a CDS encoding alpha/beta fold hydrolase: protein MIAYRRTGPKSDLPLVLLHALPLDSTMWDQVRQELGDLDVITFDAPGFGDSPRGEELSDAEPNMKTFVDAIKQRLDELGVLRIALGGLSMGGSVAADFTAAYPHMVAGLALMDTNITADDADRKAFRRSVAEMADRGEGYEAVKDWTTTMVGSAASDQVRESLDARFRALPNAGLAWIQRAMANREDRSDAVGLVKGPVYFIRGTEDPTASLESYMQLALRADQPRIKEIEGVGHFAADENPVELAKILRDFHADVVRADAIRH from the coding sequence ATGATTGCATACCGTAGAACTGGCCCCAAGTCTGATCTTCCGCTCGTGCTCTTGCACGCGTTGCCATTGGATTCAACGATGTGGGATCAGGTACGCCAGGAGCTTGGCGATCTGGACGTGATCACGTTCGATGCTCCCGGTTTCGGTGATTCGCCACGCGGTGAGGAGCTGAGCGACGCCGAGCCGAACATGAAGACTTTCGTGGATGCCATCAAGCAGCGGTTGGACGAGCTGGGCGTCCTGAGGATTGCGCTTGGAGGGCTGTCGATGGGCGGCTCGGTCGCGGCTGATTTCACGGCGGCTTATCCGCACATGGTAGCTGGGCTTGCGCTCATGGACACGAACATTACGGCCGACGACGCCGATCGAAAGGCTTTCCGCCGGTCGGTTGCCGAGATGGCCGATCGCGGCGAGGGCTATGAGGCTGTGAAGGATTGGACGACGACGATGGTCGGCTCGGCAGCATCGGACCAGGTGCGCGAGTCGCTCGATGCGCGCTTCCGGGCGCTGCCGAACGCCGGGCTCGCCTGGATTCAGCGGGCGATGGCTAATCGCGAGGATCGCTCTGACGCCGTCGGCCTTGTCAAGGGCCCGGTCTACTTTATTCGTGGAACCGAGGATCCAACAGCGTCGCTGGAATCGTATATGCAGCTCGCGTTGCGTGCCGATCAGCCGCGGATCAAAGAGATCGAGGGCGTGGGTCACTTCGCGGCAGACGAAAACCCTGTGGAGCTGGCAAAGATTTTGCGAGACTTCCATGCGGATGTGGTCCGTGCAGATGCTATCCGACACTGA